In Serratia liquefaciens ATCC 27592, the genomic stretch CCACAATGGCGGACAATGGATTCGATTGTAGGGAAAATGCGGCATTAAAAAAAGCGTCAGGGGATGTTGTTAACGATTTGTTTGATAGTCATTGCCTATTAATTATTGTTTTGCTGCTTAAGCGAGCGCAAAACGCAGCAATTTAACTTATGGAAGCCGCTTGCGGGCGTTTGGCACTCAAACGGCCGGAAACAGCACATTAAGCGGGTTTAAGTGCCTTGCCCACGGCGTTTTTAAGCCAGCGATTCATAACTAAAAACGGGGTGCTAACTTTTCATGACGGTACGTTCTTCTGATTTTGCTTCTTTTACTTTGACAATCCGCTGCGCATTTGCGAAAACATCATAGGAAGAAGAAATTATCCTCCCACCTGCAGTAAATCGTACGTATTTGCGGCGTTGGCGCAGGATTTTGCGCCGTTGCCGGATCTGCGTGCGGCAGGGGAGGAACATCGCGCAAGCGGATGGCACCTTTCTTCTTGCTTAAAACACCTTGTGCAGAGTTTGACAGACAGGCTGCACAGCGGTGAATGATGGTAGTGAAGCATATGACAGGCATCGGGTCTTCGCTTGGAACGAGCCCTTACACATTGACGTTGGCTAGGGTGTGGCAAGTGCAGGGAAGAAAATAAGAGAGACAATAATAATGGCAGACAATAAGAAACGCCCGGGTAAAGATCTCGATCGTATCGACCGCAACATCCTCAACGAACTGCAAAAGGATGGGCGTATTTCGAACGTTGAACTTTCGAAGCGCGTGGGGTTATCCCCAACCCCATGTTTAGAACGCGTGCGCCGCCTCGAGCGCCAGGGTTTTATTCATGGTTATACCGCGTTGCTCAACCCGCATTATCTGGATGCGTCCCTGTTGGTCTTCGTGGAAATCACGCTGAACCGCGGTGCGCCGGATGTGTTTGAGCAATTCAACTCAGCAGTTCAGAAGCTTGAAGAAATTCAGGAGTGTCATCTGGTGTCCGGTGATTTCGACTATCTGTTGAAAACCCGCGTGCCGGATATGTCCGCTTACCGTAAGTTGCTTGGTGAAACCTTGCTGCGTCTGCCGGGGGTTAACGACACCCGTACGTACGTGGTAATGGAAGAAGTGAAACAGAGCAACCGTCTGGTTATCAAAACACGGTAGGGTGCAGGTGCAAAACCTGATTAAATTGGTTACACTCCTGTTTATCCATACAGTTTCAGCGCCGGGGAAGCTTCTCGGCGCTGTTGCTATGT encodes the following:
- the lrp gene encoding leucine-responsive transcriptional regulator Lrp, giving the protein MADNKKRPGKDLDRIDRNILNELQKDGRISNVELSKRVGLSPTPCLERVRRLERQGFIHGYTALLNPHYLDASLLVFVEITLNRGAPDVFEQFNSAVQKLEEIQECHLVSGDFDYLLKTRVPDMSAYRKLLGETLLRLPGVNDTRTYVVMEEVKQSNRLVIKTR